A genomic stretch from Chiloscyllium plagiosum isolate BGI_BamShark_2017 chromosome 45, ASM401019v2, whole genome shotgun sequence includes:
- the LOC122543965 gene encoding zinc finger protein 664-like, translating into MSKGSDSHLAFCSHVGEILWKTGACEQTVSYISDLEFHKIHHHTDTEKWPFICSICQKGFTESPMLLRHQRAHADPFKCQDCGNCYKRSSELMSHLRVHTDERPFKCSVCGKGFKTTGELIRHQSVHTEERQFKCSQCGTGFSRSYDLCAHQRVHSGEKPFTCIECGKGFTRTSNLLKHHRVHTEERPFKCPDCGKGHVSSTELMSHQRIHSEERPFRCCHCGTGFRWSSDLRIHQRIHTGERPFTCTECGKGFSRSFYLMTHQRVHTRERPFTCSLCGKGFTQSSHLMAHQHVHSEERPFKCQDCGQCYKSSKGLLSHQHVHTDERPFKCSICGKCFKSSADLMRHQRIHTDEKPFKCSQCGSGFRRSSDLTVHKRIHTGERPFTCSECEKGFTTNSNLLIHQRVHTGERPFTCSMCEKRFTQSAHLLRHQRLHK; encoded by the coding sequence ATGAGCAAGGGTTCAGACAGTCATCTGGCTTTTTGCAGTCATGTTGGGGAGATACTATGGAAAACTGGGGCATGCGAGCAGACAGTTAGTTACATTTCTGATCTGGAATTTCACAAAATTCACCATCATACTGACACTGAGAAATGGCCATTTATCTGCTCCATATGTCAGAAGGGATTCACTGAATCACCAAtgctgctgaggcaccagcgagCTCACGCTGACCCTTTCAAATGTCAAGATTGTGGGAACTGCTACAAACGTTCCAGCGAACTAATGTCCCATCTACGTGTTCACACAGAtgagagaccttttaaatgctCAGTTTGTGGGAAGGGTTTTAAAACGACTGGGGAGCTGATACGTCACCAAAGTGTTCATACTGAGGAGAGACAGTTCAAgtgctctcagtgtgggacagGGTTCAGTCGATCATATGATCTCTGCGCACACCAAAGAGTTCACAGTGGGGAGAAGCCTTTCACCTGCatagagtgtgggaagggatttactcggACATCCAACCTGCTGAAGCACCATCGGGTTCACACTGAAGAAAGGCCTTTTAAGTGCCCGGACTGTGGGAAAGGCCATGTAAGTTCCACTGAATTGATGTCCCATCAGCGTATTCACTCTGAGGAGAGACCTTTCAGGTGCTgtcactgtgggactgggttcAGATGGTCATCTGACCTCCGTATACACCAGAgaattcacactggagagaggccattcacttgTACtgaatgtgggaagggattctCTCGGTCATTTTACCTCATGacgcaccagcgagttcacactagGGAGAGGCCATTTACCTGCTCactgtgtgggaagggattcactcagtcatctcaTCTCATGGCACACCAGCACGTACACAGTGAGGAGCGACCTTTCAAATGCCAAGACTGTGGGCAGTGCTATAAAAGTTCCAAGGGTCTTTTGTCCCATCAACATGTTCATACTGACGAGAGACCTTTTAAGTGTTCAATTTGTGGGAAATGCTTTAAAAGTTCTGCAGATCTGATGCGACATCAACGTATTCACACTgatgagaaaccattcaagtgctctcagtgtgggtctggattcaGGCGATCATCTGACCTCACTGTACACAAGCgcattcacactggagagagacctTTCACATGCTCTGAGTGTGAGAAGGGATTCACGACAAACTCCAACCTGCTGatacaccagcgggttcacactggggagaggccatttaccTGCTCAATGTGTGAGAAGAGATTTACTCAGTCAGCTCACCTGCTTCGCCACCAGCGACTTCACAAGTGA